The Streptococcus oralis region TCAAGCCGGACTAGGTGTTAAAGCAATACAAAACATTGAGAATATGAAATATGATTTTAAAATACACACACTTGAAAAAGTGCTTACTGCTTTAGGACTGACCGTAGAAGACTTCTTTAATTTTCCACTCTCAAATAATTACGTCCCTATAACTACATTGATTGATAACATCTCAGATTTATCTCACACAAAAAAATTAAAAATAATTTCTTTGTTCAATGAAATTGTCAAAAATATAGATTAAAAGAGGAA contains the following coding sequences:
- a CDS encoding helix-turn-helix domain-containing protein, which translates into the protein MEANQLQKYIAERIRECRKEQNLSQEQLSNQAGLGVKAIQNIENMKYDFKIHTLEKVLTALGLTVEDFFNFPLSNNYVPITTLIDNISDLSHTKKLKIISLFNEIVKNID